CGGAACGACCGCCTACCTGGCGGCCGTGTACCTGTGCGCGGATGCGCGGCGGGCGGGTGCCGCGCCGCTGGCCGAGCAGTTCCGGAGCCGGGGGATCGTGACCGGTGCGGTCACCGGCGTCATCGCGCTGGCCGGTATCGCGGTTCTGCTCATCGACTCACCGGCGCTGTACCGCGGGCTGATCGGGCCAGGACTTCCGCTGGTCGTCATCTCGGCTGTCGCAGGCCTGGCCTCCGCGGTGTTGCTGCTGCGGCGCAACTACCTCCCGGCCCGGCTCTCCGCTGCGGTGGCCGTCGCCGCACTGCCGTGGGGCTGGGCCGTTGCCCAGTACCCGTTGGTCCTGCTCCCCGACACCACCATCGAAAGCGCCGCAGCGCAGCCGACGGTGCTGCACGCGGTGCTGGTGACGACGCTCATCGGCGCAGTACTGCTCATCCCGTCGTTGCTGTGGATGTTCGCGCTGTTCCAGCGGGACACCGCACCCGGGCGGAATTCCCACGGGTCGGCTGCCGACAGCGGATCCTAGGGGGCTTCAGCAGCGCAAGATGCGTTCCAGGCGGGATCAAGGGCAGGAGCGCATCCGTTCCGAAGGTCGCCGCGGTCGCGACGCCGAGGAGAGCACCGATCCCGCTGCGTCGGTTCGCGGCGGTCGTCCCGTCCGCAGAGACCGGTTTTCCCAGCCATTCCTCCATCTTCTGCACGGTTTGCTCGGGAGTCCGGCTGGCAGGACGGCCCCGCAGGAGCATGTACCAAGAGCACGTGAAGAGCGGAACTCCGAGCAACTTCTTCAAGGTGCGGCAGCGAGGCGGCTGATCCGGCAACGATGAGAACTGGCTCGCCCCGGCGGGTGACGGGCCGGTCCCGGCTGGGAATCCTGTTGGTGAGCTGCGACGTGGATTCCGTGGCGCGAGGGATCGGTGAGGGGCGATGGGCGTGGATGAGCCGCAAGTGGTCTGGTTGACGCAGGACGCCTACGACGCGCTCCGCCGCGAGCTGACGGAGCTGCTGGCGCACCGGCCGGTGCTCGCCGACGAGATCAACGAACGCCGACAGGAAGGCGATCTCCGGGAGAACGACGCGTACCGGGCGGTCCGGGAGCAGCAGGCCAGCGAAGAGGCGCGGATCCGCCAGCTGCGGCAGCTGCTGCAGAACCCGAAGATCGATGAGCACCCGTCCGGTGGGTCGGTCGAGCCCGGGATGCTCGTCACGGTCGCTTACGAGGACGGGGACGAGGAGACCTTCCTCCTCGGGACGCGAGCTGCTGGAGCGCACGGAGACCTGGAGGTCTACTCGCCCGAGTCGCCGCTCGGGCACTCGCTGCTCGGCGCGCGGGAGGGCGACGTCCGCGAGTACGCGCTCCCGGGTGGGGGCACCATGCGCGTGACGGTGGTCAATATCGAGTCCTACCACGGCTGACCAGGCGTTCTCCGGGGTGAACGCGCCGGAATGAGACGTGGCTGAGCAGCGCGTGCATCACCTGAACGGTGGTTCGCGCCCGGCCGGGTGGGTGGCAGCGGGTTTACGTTGACCTCGTGCGGGAGTACCTGAGCCCGGACTGCCAGGAGCGGGTGCGGTCCTGCGCGGTCGAGGCACTGACGGCCGACGACGCGAACACGCAACGCGTCGTCGCGACCGTTCGGGTCAAGTACGGCCTCGCAGGGGTGTTCGAGATGTGCTCGTACTTCGCCCTGCTCGGGCACTACGAGGGAACAGCGCCGATCAGCTTCTGGGACGTGGACCCGGCGGAGTGGCGACCGGAGCTCAGGTCGCTGCTCAACATCTACCGCTTCGGGCTGGCGGTGCGGAACCAGGAGGCGGACGCGGCGGACGAGATCTTCTCCGACGTCGTGCGGCTCGGGACGGGTGAGCTGAACTCGTTCGTCGCCAACCTGCGGCGCTACGCCCGCGACGAGTGGAAGTCCTGACCAGCGGCGTGCCGCCGCACCCGGTGCCCGCCTTCGAGTCGGCCTTTCTGCTCCGCCCCCGGAGCGGCCGGGAGCGCATACTGCTCTCGTCACGTCCGCCACGGCCGGAAAGTGATCACGATGGTCGCGCGCAAGATCGAACACCCCCACTGGTGCCAGGACACCGACCTGGAGGAACGCCTGTTCGCCCACACGGGCTCCGACTGGATGATCCACGTGGGGCCGCGGGTCAGCATCGGCGGCATCGTCCTGCGGCTGACCCGCACCGACGTCGAGGGCGAGCCCGGCGAGGACCGGGTCAGCATC
This portion of the Saccharopolyspora antimicrobica genome encodes:
- a CDS encoding cytochrome d ubiquinol oxidase subunit II — its product is MTAAEWTISAMWVGVTAYVLLAGADFGAGFWDLLAGGSRRGADQRDLIEHSIGPVWEANHVWLIFVIVLCWAGFPGVFASVASTMYVPLMLVALGIIARGAAFAFRKASAELGHRRAYGACFAFSSVLTPFFLGTVAGGIASGRVPLGIAAGDLVTSWLNPTSFLAGALAVGTTAYLAAVYLCADARRAGAAPLAEQFRSRGIVTGAVTGVIALAGIAVLLIDSPALYRGLIGPGLPLVVISAVAGLASAVLLLRRNYLPARLSAAVAVAALPWGWAVAQYPLVLLPDTTIESAAAQPTVLHAVLVTTLIGAVLLIPSLLWMFALFQRDTAPGRNSHGSAADSGS
- the greA gene encoding transcription elongation factor GreA, which codes for MDEPQVVWLTQDAYDALRRELTELLAHRPVLADEINERRQEGDLRENDAYRAVREQQASEEARIRQLRQLLQNPKIDEHPSGGSVEPGMLVTVAYEDGDEETFLLGTRAAGAHGDLEVYSPESPLGHSLLGAREGDVREYALPGGGTMRVTVVNIESYHG